The bacterium genome contains the following window.
CTCGTCTGGTCAGGATAGCGATAGTAAACCTTGCGGGAGTTCCCTCCGTTGTTTACGGGCTTTTTGGTTTAGCTGTTTTCGTTATGTTATTCCACTTCGGTGTTTCTTTGCTCGCCGGGATTTTTACCCTCTCCATTCTCGTTTTGCCCATAGTTATAACCGCAGCTGAGGAAGGGCTAAGAGCTGTTCCGATGTCTTTTAGGGAAGCGAGTTTAGCTTTAGGGGCGACGAAATGGCAAACCATATGGAAGATTATCCTGCCCAATGCTCTGCCAGGAATCGCTACAGGAGCTATTCTATCCATAAGCAGGGCGGCGGGTGAAACCGCGCCCATTCTTTTCACCTGTGCCGCTTTCTATCTTCCCCGTTTGCCCAAATCCCCCTTTGACGAGGTTATGGCGCTTCCCTATCATGTCTATGTCATCTCAACCCAGGTTCCCGATGCACCTCTTTCCATTCAATATGGAGCCACCTTGGTTCTTTTAACCCTCGTCTTCTCCCTCAATCTAATCGCAATCATCTGGCGAATGCGCATCCGGAGAGCCAAGAAGTGGTGAGACTACAGGCTTGTCTAAAGCGACCATGGCGAATAAAATAAAAATATTATGACGATAGCGGAAAAAATTATCTCTTCAAAAGTTGGTAAGGAAGTGCATTCAGATGAGTTCGTTATGGCGAGGGTTGACCTCGTCCTCGCAAACGATATAACCGCTCCCCTCGCTATCAAAGAGTTTCAGAAAATGGGAGCGAAGAAAGTCTTTGATGGAAGTAAAATCGTCCTCGTCCCCGACCATTACACTCCCTGCAAAGATGTTCAATCAGCGGAAAATGTGAGGTTAATGCGAGAATTCGCAAGGGAGCAAGGTATCATTTTCTACGAGATAGGTAGGGGAGGTATAGAACACACCCTCTTGCCCGACGAGGGACTCGTCATTCCCGGTGATTTGGTGGTGGGGGCGGATTCCCATACCTGCACTTATGGCGCTCTCTCAAGCTTTGCAACCGGCGTCGGCTCCACGGACGCCGCCTTCGCTATGGCTTTCGGCGAGATTTGGCTTCGCGTTCCCAAAACTATGCGTCTCATTTATTATGGAACCCTTCAACCTTTCGTAGAGGGCAAGGATTTAATTCTTTACACT
Protein-coding sequences here:
- the pstA gene encoding phosphate ABC transporter permease PstA, whose product is MRYQRVIFTLLAIITFLTVLPLLFIFALLIYHSIPVLSFKFIFGYPKEGMTAGGIFPALVGTLYLALGTAFISLPLGIITAIYLNEYAPKGKISRLVRIAIVNLAGVPSVVYGLFGLAVFVMLFHFGVSLLAGIFTLSILVLPIVITAAEEGLRAVPMSFREASLALGATKWQTIWKIILPNALPGIATGAILSISRAAGETAPILFTCAAFYLPRLPKSPFDEVMALPYHVYVISTQVPDAPLSIQYGATLVLLTLVFSLNLIAIIWRMRIRRAKKW